A genome region from Streptomyces xanthophaeus includes the following:
- a CDS encoding SRPBCC family protein, with product MAEHTSSSITIEAAPTDVMAVIADFARYPEWTGEVKEAEVLATDAQGRAEKVRLLLDAGAIKDDHTLAYSWKGTDEVSWTLDKSQMLRQLDGSYRLTPVDGGKRTEVTYQLTVDVKIPMLGMIKRKAEKVIIDRALAGLKKRVESV from the coding sequence ATGGCGGAACACACCAGCTCAAGCATCACGATCGAGGCTGCGCCCACCGACGTGATGGCCGTGATCGCCGACTTCGCCCGTTACCCCGAGTGGACCGGCGAGGTGAAGGAGGCCGAGGTACTGGCCACCGACGCCCAGGGGCGCGCCGAGAAGGTCCGCCTGCTGCTCGACGCGGGCGCGATCAAGGACGACCACACCCTCGCCTACTCCTGGAAGGGCACCGACGAGGTCAGCTGGACCCTGGACAAGTCCCAGATGCTGCGCCAGCTGGACGGCTCCTACCGGCTGACCCCCGTCGACGGCGGCAAGCGCACCGAGGTCACCTACCAGCTGACCGTCGACGTCAAGATCCCCATGCTCGGCATGATCAAGCGCAAGGCCGAGAAGGTCATCATCGACCGGGCGCTCGCGGGCCTGAAGAAGCGCGTCGAATCCGTCTGA
- a CDS encoding ArsA family ATPase, with protein MHTLLITGPGGAGRTTVAAATALAAARHGRRVLLLSGDIGDPLTALVGDPAAPGLRVARVDSGEEFREELVALQQRGSALLGMVGARPLGAEEITELPGAEQFALLRALRRAAAAPGTDLVVVDMPPLHQTVATLALPAQLRRYLARLLPAERQAARALRPVLAQLAGVPMPAQWLYETAARWDEELAAVQAVVEAGTTELRLVAEPGPAAADALRLGRLGLALQQLPVSAVVANRTVPAESADPWLAGLAAQQQKYAAEWAEELPVVAVAHLGRDPRGPQDLERLADTDGLVPEAPAPRRAWAVEDRLAEDGVLVWVVPLPGAHKRDLDLVRRGDELLLTAGPHRRIVPLPAALRRCTVSGAALADGELRIRFTPDPGLWPRTQ; from the coding sequence ATGCACACCTTGCTGATCACCGGCCCCGGCGGGGCCGGGCGGACCACCGTGGCGGCGGCCACCGCCCTCGCCGCGGCCCGCCACGGGCGGCGGGTGCTGCTGCTCTCCGGAGACATCGGCGACCCGCTCACCGCCCTGGTCGGCGACCCGGCCGCACCCGGGCTGCGGGTGGCCCGGGTGGACTCCGGCGAGGAGTTCCGCGAAGAACTCGTCGCCCTCCAGCAGCGCGGATCCGCCCTGCTCGGCATGGTCGGGGCCCGGCCCCTGGGCGCCGAGGAGATCACCGAACTGCCCGGCGCCGAGCAGTTCGCCCTGCTCCGCGCCCTGCGGCGGGCCGCCGCCGCGCCCGGCACCGACCTCGTCGTCGTCGACATGCCACCGCTCCACCAGACCGTGGCCACCCTCGCCCTCCCCGCCCAGCTGCGCCGCTACCTCGCCCGGCTGCTGCCGGCCGAGCGGCAGGCCGCCCGCGCCCTGCGCCCCGTACTGGCCCAGCTGGCCGGCGTACCCATGCCCGCGCAGTGGCTCTACGAGACCGCCGCCCGCTGGGACGAGGAGCTGGCCGCCGTCCAGGCCGTCGTCGAGGCCGGCACCACCGAGCTGCGGCTCGTCGCCGAGCCCGGACCGGCCGCCGCCGACGCGCTGCGCCTCGGCCGGCTCGGACTCGCCCTCCAGCAGCTGCCCGTCTCCGCCGTCGTCGCCAACCGCACCGTGCCGGCGGAATCCGCCGACCCCTGGCTCGCCGGGCTCGCCGCCCAGCAGCAGAAGTACGCCGCGGAGTGGGCCGAGGAGCTCCCTGTCGTCGCCGTCGCCCACCTGGGCCGAGACCCGCGCGGCCCGCAGGACCTGGAGCGGCTCGCCGACACCGACGGGCTCGTCCCCGAGGCACCCGCACCCCGCCGGGCCTGGGCCGTCGAGGACCGGCTCGCCGAGGACGGGGTGCTCGTCTGGGTGGTACCGCTGCCCGGCGCGCACAAGCGCGACCTCGACCTCGTCCGCCGCGGCGACGAACTGCTGCTCACCGCCGGCCCCCACCGCAGGATCGTTCCGCTCCCGGCGGCGCTGCGCCGCTGCACCGTCTCCGGCGCCGCCCTCGCCGACGGGGAGCTCCGCATCCGCTTCACCCCCGACCCGGGACTGTGGCCGCGCACGCAATGA
- a CDS encoding DUF5304 domain-containing protein codes for MSEATDRPTDDDAWARACAEDLAAEKERLRGQEQAAAGGTGTAAEELFKLFEAVADKVSGLNNPLFGVAAQGAVRQIVDQAKTAAKPVIERNPEVFDHLAAAGTELLAAYRSAVEGHERRWTRGEPPAPRQASHDHDPRDDGPDDGPSERIDLD; via the coding sequence ATGAGCGAGGCCACCGACCGCCCCACCGACGACGACGCCTGGGCCAGGGCCTGCGCCGAGGACCTCGCCGCCGAGAAGGAGCGCCTGCGCGGACAGGAGCAGGCCGCGGCCGGCGGCACCGGCACCGCCGCCGAGGAGCTGTTCAAGCTCTTCGAAGCCGTCGCCGACAAGGTCTCCGGGCTGAACAACCCGCTGTTCGGCGTGGCCGCGCAGGGGGCGGTGCGCCAGATCGTCGACCAGGCCAAGACCGCCGCCAAGCCCGTCATCGAGCGCAACCCCGAGGTCTTCGACCACCTCGCGGCCGCCGGCACCGAACTGCTCGCCGCCTACCGCTCGGCCGTCGAGGGCCACGAGCGCCGCTGGACGCGGGGAGAACCCCCGGCCCCCCGGCAGGCGTCCCACGACCACGATCCCCGGGACGACGGCCCCGACGACGGCCCCTCCGAGCGGATCGATCTCGACTGA
- a CDS encoding ROK family glucokinase yields the protein MGLTIGVDIGGTKIAAGVVDEEGTILETYKVPTPPTADGVTEAICAAVSEVSSNHTIEAVGIGAAGYVDDKRATVLFAPNINWRHEPLKDKVEQRIGLPVVVENDANCAAWGEYRFGAGQGHDDVICITLGTGLGGGIIIGNKLRRGRFGVAAEFGHIRVVPDGLLCGCGSQGCWEQYASGRALVRYAKQRANATPENAAILLALGDGTAEGIEGKHISEAARQGDLVAIDAFRELARWAGAGLADLASLFDPSAFIVGGGVSDEGDLVLDPIRKSFKRWLVGGAWRPHAQVLAAQLGGKAGLVGAADLARQG from the coding sequence ATGGGACTCACCATCGGCGTCGACATCGGCGGCACGAAGATCGCGGCCGGCGTGGTCGACGAAGAGGGCACGATCCTTGAGACGTACAAGGTGCCCACCCCGCCGACCGCGGACGGAGTGACGGAGGCCATCTGCGCCGCCGTCTCCGAGGTCAGCAGCAACCACACCATCGAGGCCGTCGGCATCGGCGCCGCCGGATACGTGGACGACAAGCGCGCGACCGTGCTCTTCGCGCCCAACATCAACTGGCGGCACGAGCCGCTCAAGGACAAGGTCGAGCAGCGCATCGGCCTGCCCGTCGTCGTCGAGAACGACGCGAACTGCGCGGCCTGGGGCGAGTACCGCTTCGGCGCCGGCCAGGGCCACGACGACGTCATCTGCATCACGCTCGGCACCGGCCTGGGCGGCGGCATCATCATCGGCAACAAGCTGCGGCGCGGGCGCTTCGGCGTCGCCGCCGAGTTCGGGCACATCCGGGTCGTCCCGGACGGCCTGCTGTGCGGCTGCGGCAGCCAGGGCTGCTGGGAGCAGTACGCCTCCGGGCGCGCCCTCGTCCGGTACGCGAAGCAGCGCGCCAACGCCACCCCCGAGAACGCGGCCATCCTGCTCGCGCTCGGCGACGGCACCGCCGAGGGCATCGAGGGCAAGCACATCAGCGAGGCCGCCCGGCAGGGCGACCTGGTGGCCATCGACGCCTTCCGCGAACTGGCCCGCTGGGCCGGAGCGGGACTGGCCGACCTGGCCTCGCTGTTCGACCCGTCCGCCTTCATCGTCGGCGGCGGGGTCTCGGACGAGGGCGACCTCGTCCTCGACCCGATCCGCAAGTCCTTCAAGCGCTGGCTGGTCGGCGGCGCCTGGCGCCCGCACGCGCAGGTCCTCGCCGCGCAGCTCGGCGGCAAGGCCGGGCTCGTCGGCGCGGCCGACCTGGCCCGCCAGGGCTGA
- a CDS encoding endonuclease/exonuclease/phosphatase family protein — translation MDQLPKSRTEPDGSAVIRVLSYNIRSLRDDEEALARVIRACEPDLVLVQEAPRFFRWRKHAARLAAKCDLVVLGGGATAAGPLLLCSLRVFVERTEDVLLPRTPGLHRRGFATAVIRVGGVRVGLASLHLSLQEAERRAHTELLLERLAAMDVPYAIAAGDLNEGPDGPAYGRLAAELQDCRAVAPWGGGPTFPASAPDRRIDAVFATKGVEVLACGVPEGLPGVSTTDLRSATDHLPVLAALRLAAAP, via the coding sequence ATGGACCAGCTGCCGAAGTCCCGTACGGAGCCCGACGGTTCTGCCGTGATCCGGGTGCTCAGCTACAACATCCGCTCGCTGCGCGACGACGAGGAGGCGCTGGCCCGGGTCATCCGGGCGTGCGAGCCCGACCTCGTCCTCGTGCAGGAGGCCCCCCGGTTCTTCCGGTGGCGCAAACACGCGGCGCGGCTGGCCGCCAAGTGCGACCTGGTGGTGCTGGGCGGGGGCGCCACGGCGGCCGGGCCGCTGCTGCTGTGCTCGCTGCGGGTCTTCGTGGAGCGGACGGAGGACGTCCTGCTGCCGCGCACCCCTGGCCTGCACCGCAGGGGTTTCGCCACGGCGGTGATCCGGGTCGGGGGCGTGCGGGTGGGGCTGGCCTCCCTGCACCTCTCGCTGCAGGAGGCGGAGCGCCGGGCGCACACGGAGCTGCTGCTGGAGCGGCTGGCCGCCATGGACGTGCCGTACGCGATCGCCGCGGGCGACCTGAACGAGGGCCCGGACGGGCCGGCGTACGGGCGGCTGGCCGCCGAGCTCCAGGACTGCCGGGCGGTGGCCCCGTGGGGCGGCGGACCGACCTTCCCGGCGTCGGCGCCGGACCGCCGGATCGACGCCGTGTTCGCGACGAAGGGGGTGGAGGTGCTGGCCTGCGGTGTCCCGGAGGGGCTGCCGGGGGTCTCGACCACGGACCTGCGGTCGGCGACGGACCACCTGCCGGTGCTGGCGGCCCTGCGGCTCGCGGCTGCGCCGTAG
- a CDS encoding alpha/beta hydrolase, translating to MPVLPGAEPFRHEGGEVGVLLCHGFTGSPQSLRPWAEYLAGRGLTVSLPLLPGHGTRWQDMQLTGWQDWYAEVDRALRELLDRCEQVFVFGLSMGGALTLRLAAKHGDAISGIVLVNPANKVHDPLAVTLPVTKHLIRSTPGIASDIAKPGSEEVGYDRVPTRAAHSLKKFLQLVDAELPQVTQPMLLLHSPQDHVVPPVDSARVLARVSSTDVTETLLEQSYHVATLDHDAERIFADSYAFIGRLAESVGREGAEAGG from the coding sequence GTGCCCGTCCTCCCTGGAGCCGAGCCGTTCCGCCACGAGGGCGGAGAGGTCGGCGTCCTCCTCTGCCACGGCTTCACCGGTTCCCCGCAGTCCCTGCGCCCCTGGGCCGAGTATCTCGCCGGGCGGGGCCTCACGGTGTCGCTCCCGCTGCTGCCCGGACACGGGACGCGCTGGCAGGACATGCAGCTCACGGGCTGGCAGGACTGGTACGCCGAGGTCGACCGCGCCCTGCGGGAACTGCTGGACCGGTGCGAGCAGGTGTTCGTCTTCGGGCTCTCGATGGGCGGGGCGCTGACCCTGCGGCTGGCCGCCAAGCACGGGGACGCCATCAGCGGCATCGTGCTCGTGAACCCGGCCAACAAGGTGCACGACCCGCTGGCCGTGACCCTGCCGGTGACCAAGCACCTCATCCGGTCGACGCCGGGCATCGCCAGCGACATCGCGAAGCCGGGGTCGGAGGAGGTCGGCTACGACCGGGTCCCGACCCGGGCCGCGCACTCGCTGAAGAAGTTCCTGCAGCTCGTGGACGCGGAGCTGCCGCAGGTGACGCAGCCGATGCTGCTGCTGCACAGCCCGCAGGACCATGTCGTACCGCCCGTCGACTCCGCGCGGGTGCTGGCCCGGGTCTCCTCGACGGACGTCACCGAGACCCTGCTGGAACAGAGCTACCACGTCGCGACGTTGGACCATGACGCGGAGCGGATCTTCGCGGACAGCTATGCGTTCATCGGCCGACTGGCGGAGAGCGTGGGCAGGGAGGGGGCGGAGGCCGGTGGCTGA
- a CDS encoding lysophospholipid acyltransferase family protein, protein MKFSIGGSLKLAFRPWVEGLENIPAEGPAILASNHLSFSDSFFLPAVLDRKVTFIAKAEYFTSPGVKGKLTAAFFKGVGQLPVDRSGARGAGEAAIQSGIKVIEAGELFGIYPEGTRSPDGRLYRGKPGGLARVALATGAPVIPVAMIDTEKIQPPGKVVPKLMRPGIRIGKPLDFSRYHGMDNDRFILRSVTDEVMYEIMKLSGQEYVDIYATAAKRQIADAEKAEKAEKAEKAAKAEKADGASE, encoded by the coding sequence ATGAAGTTCTCCATCGGCGGTTCACTGAAACTCGCTTTCAGGCCGTGGGTGGAGGGCCTCGAGAACATTCCCGCGGAGGGGCCGGCGATCCTCGCGAGCAACCACCTGTCCTTCTCCGACTCCTTCTTCCTGCCGGCGGTGCTGGACCGGAAGGTCACCTTCATCGCCAAGGCGGAGTACTTCACCTCCCCAGGGGTCAAGGGCAAGCTGACGGCCGCCTTCTTCAAGGGCGTCGGCCAGCTCCCGGTGGACCGTTCCGGCGCCCGCGGGGCCGGCGAGGCCGCGATCCAGAGCGGCATCAAGGTCATCGAGGCCGGGGAACTGTTCGGTATCTACCCCGAGGGCACGCGCTCGCCCGACGGACGCCTCTACCGCGGCAAGCCCGGCGGTCTGGCCCGCGTGGCCCTGGCCACCGGTGCGCCCGTGATCCCCGTCGCGATGATCGACACGGAGAAGATCCAGCCGCCCGGCAAGGTGGTCCCCAAGCTGATGCGCCCGGGGATCCGGATCGGCAAGCCGCTGGACTTCAGCCGCTACCACGGCATGGACAACGACCGCTTCATCCTCCGCTCGGTGACCGACGAGGTCATGTACGAGATCATGAAGCTCTCCGGCCAGGAGTACGTCGACATCTACGCGACGGCGGCCAAGCGCCAGATCGCCGATGCCGAGAAGGCAGAGAAGGCGGAGAAGGCCGAGAAGGCTGCCAAGGCCGAGAAGGCCGACGGCGCGTCGGAGTAG
- the macS gene encoding MacS family sensor histidine kinase, with protein sequence MAKRERVVRMSVEQPLWRALTAYRLLTMVYAALLFAAAHKEFPRPGVAVGYLAFLAVWTLATSRKVANAASCTKGFLVADLTVAIVGIVLTPVADTQARIAAGGSTLPTIWTAGAVLAFAIKGGWRWACFASTFVAAANLAIHTGQPTRDTLHNVLLVWVASVAIGYVVEVARASENTLARALEIEAATRERERLARDIHDGVLQVLAMVQRRGSELGGEAEELGRMAGEQEVALRTLVSSGLVQPSRVSRDESRGALVDTYEVDEPGAEDGELDLRTLLAPHAGSRVSFAEPGTPVPLPVPAARELAAAVGAALDNVRKHAGEGARAWILVEDWGDEVIVTVRDDGPGIPAGRLDQAAGEGRMGVALSIRGRLRDLGGSADLVSVPGQGTEVELKVPRGRTDKR encoded by the coding sequence ATGGCGAAACGCGAACGCGTCGTACGCATGTCGGTCGAGCAGCCGCTCTGGCGTGCCCTGACCGCGTACCGGCTGCTGACCATGGTCTACGCGGCGCTGCTGTTCGCCGCCGCGCACAAGGAGTTCCCGCGCCCCGGGGTCGCGGTCGGCTACCTCGCCTTCCTCGCGGTCTGGACCCTCGCCACCTCCCGCAAGGTGGCGAACGCCGCCAGCTGCACCAAGGGCTTCCTCGTCGCCGACCTCACCGTCGCGATCGTGGGCATCGTGCTCACACCGGTCGCCGACACCCAGGCGCGGATCGCCGCGGGCGGCAGCACCCTCCCCACCATCTGGACGGCGGGCGCGGTCCTCGCCTTCGCCATCAAGGGCGGCTGGCGCTGGGCCTGTTTCGCCTCCACCTTCGTGGCGGCGGCCAACCTCGCCATCCACACGGGCCAGCCCACCCGGGACACCCTGCACAACGTCCTGCTCGTCTGGGTCGCCTCCGTGGCCATCGGCTACGTGGTCGAGGTCGCCCGGGCCAGTGAGAACACCCTCGCGCGCGCCCTGGAGATCGAGGCCGCCACCCGCGAGCGCGAGCGCCTCGCCCGCGACATCCACGACGGGGTCCTCCAGGTCCTCGCCATGGTCCAGCGGCGCGGAAGCGAGCTGGGCGGCGAGGCCGAGGAGCTCGGCCGGATGGCGGGGGAGCAGGAGGTGGCGCTGCGCACGCTGGTCTCCAGCGGCCTGGTCCAGCCTTCCCGGGTCTCCCGCGACGAGTCGCGCGGCGCGCTGGTGGACACGTACGAGGTCGACGAGCCGGGCGCCGAGGACGGCGAGCTGGACCTGCGCACGCTCCTCGCGCCCCACGCCGGGTCCCGTGTCAGCTTCGCCGAGCCGGGTACCCCGGTGCCGCTGCCGGTGCCCGCCGCGAGGGAACTGGCCGCGGCGGTCGGCGCGGCCCTGGACAACGTGCGCAAGCACGCCGGGGAAGGGGCGCGGGCCTGGATCCTCGTCGAGGACTGGGGCGACGAGGTGATCGTGACCGTTCGCGACGACGGCCCCGGCATCCCGGCGGGCCGGCTCGACCAGGCGGCGGGCGAGGGCCGGATGGGGGTGGCCCTGTCCATCCGCGGCAGGCTGCGCGATCTCGGCGGCAGCGCCGATCTGGTGTCCGTTCCCGGGCAGGGCACCGAAGTGGAACTGAAGGTACCCAGGGGGAGGACGGACAAGAGATGA
- a CDS encoding response regulator, with protein sequence MSERTDVNDPNRPNELHDIKVMVVDDHPMWRDAVARDLAAAGFDVVATAGDGPEAVRRAHAVTPDVLVLDLNLPGMPGVQVCKELVGANPALRVLVLSASGEHADVLEAVKSGATGYLLKSAGAQELIDAVRRTAAGDPVFTPGLAGLVLGEYRRLATDPLPATSDEPKAPQLTDRETEVLRLVAKGLSYKQIAERLVISHRTVQNHVQNTLGKLQLHNRVELVRYAIERGLDDA encoded by the coding sequence ATGAGCGAGCGCACCGACGTGAACGACCCGAACAGGCCGAACGAGCTGCACGACATAAAGGTGATGGTCGTCGACGACCACCCGATGTGGCGGGACGCGGTCGCCCGCGACCTGGCCGCCGCGGGCTTCGACGTCGTCGCCACCGCCGGCGACGGCCCCGAGGCGGTCCGCCGGGCCCATGCCGTCACGCCCGACGTGCTGGTCCTCGACCTCAACCTGCCGGGCATGCCGGGCGTGCAGGTCTGCAAGGAACTGGTCGGCGCCAACCCGGCCCTGCGGGTCCTGGTCCTGTCGGCCAGCGGCGAGCACGCGGACGTCCTGGAAGCGGTGAAGTCCGGTGCGACCGGCTACCTGCTGAAGTCCGCCGGCGCCCAGGAGCTGATCGACGCCGTCCGCCGCACCGCGGCAGGCGACCCGGTCTTCACCCCGGGCCTGGCCGGGCTGGTGCTCGGCGAGTACCGGCGCCTGGCCACCGATCCGCTGCCGGCCACCTCCGACGAGCCGAAGGCCCCGCAACTGACCGACCGCGAGACCGAGGTACTGCGGCTCGTGGCCAAGGGGCTGTCGTACAAGCAGATCGCCGAGCGTCTGGTCATCTCCCACCGCACCGTGCAGAACCACGTCCAGAACACCCTGGGCAAGCTGCAGTTGCACAACCGGGTGGAGCTCGTCCGGTACGCCATAGAACGCGGCCTCGACGACGCGTAG
- a CDS encoding 6-phosphofructokinase encodes MKVGVLTGGGDCPGLNAVIRAVVRKGEQEYGCGFVGFKDGWRGAIEGRTVPLGIPAVRGILPRGGTILGSSRTNPFKTENGVRDIKDNLAKYEVDALIAIGGEDTLGVAARLYEEHGIPCVGVPKTIDNDLSATDYTFGFDTAVGIATEAIDRLHTTAESHMRVLVVEVMGRHAGWIALHSGLAGGANVILIPEQRFDMDEVCAWVTSRFKASYAPIVVVAEGAMPKDGEMVLKDGTLDSFGHVRLSGVGEWLAKEIEARTGKEARTTVLGHIQRGGTPSAFDRWLATRFGLHAIDAVRDRDFGKMVALKGTDIVRVPISEATSKLKTVDPALYKEAGVFFG; translated from the coding sequence ATGAAGGTCGGAGTGCTGACCGGCGGCGGCGACTGCCCCGGGCTCAACGCGGTGATCAGGGCGGTCGTCCGCAAGGGCGAGCAGGAGTACGGCTGCGGGTTCGTCGGGTTCAAGGACGGCTGGCGGGGCGCGATCGAGGGCCGGACCGTCCCCCTCGGCATCCCCGCCGTCCGCGGCATCCTGCCCCGCGGCGGCACCATCCTCGGCTCCTCGCGCACCAATCCGTTCAAGACGGAGAACGGCGTGCGCGACATCAAGGACAACCTCGCGAAGTACGAGGTGGACGCGCTCATCGCGATCGGCGGCGAGGACACCCTCGGGGTCGCGGCCCGGCTGTACGAGGAGCACGGCATCCCCTGTGTCGGCGTGCCCAAGACCATCGACAACGACCTGTCCGCCACCGACTACACCTTCGGCTTCGACACCGCCGTCGGCATCGCGACCGAGGCCATCGACCGGCTGCACACCACGGCCGAGTCCCACATGCGGGTCCTGGTCGTCGAGGTCATGGGCCGGCACGCCGGCTGGATCGCCCTGCACTCGGGGCTCGCCGGCGGCGCCAACGTCATCCTCATCCCGGAGCAGCGCTTCGACATGGACGAGGTCTGCGCCTGGGTGACGTCCCGGTTCAAGGCGAGCTACGCGCCGATCGTGGTGGTCGCGGAAGGTGCGATGCCCAAGGACGGGGAGATGGTGCTGAAGGACGGCACCCTGGACTCCTTCGGCCATGTCCGGCTGTCGGGCGTGGGCGAGTGGCTGGCCAAGGAGATCGAGGCGCGGACCGGCAAGGAGGCCCGTACGACGGTGCTCGGGCACATCCAGCGGGGTGGCACGCCGAGCGCCTTCGACCGGTGGCTCGCGACCCGGTTCGGGCTGCACGCGATCGACGCGGTGCGCGACAGGGACTTCGGGAAGATGGTCGCGCTCAAGGGGACGGACATCGTCCGGGTGCCGATCTCGGAGGCGACGTCGAAGCTGAAGACCGTGGATCCCGCGCTCTACAAGGAGGCCGGGGTCTTCTTCGGCTGA
- a CDS encoding 2-hydroxyacid dehydrogenase, producing the protein MEILAFGVTADERPLLEQAFEGAHEVRCLEVFLDEDTAPIAAGYEIVSSSVNADLSGRVLRMLAAGGTKMIAQRSTGFNNIDLDEARRLGMTIGRVSYYSPYSVAEFAWALAMTVNRRLVRATTRTRDFDFRLNGLMGRDFHGRTVGVLGTGKIGEAFTRIAHGFGMRLLGWDVVQNPACLALGMTYVDKDELLASSDLISLHVPLLESTRHMIDAAALRRMRDDAILVNSSRGGLIDTEALVDELRAGRFEGVGLDVYEAEAGVFFLDRSLEAVADDTLARLVTFPNVVVTSHQAYYTRDAVDQIIATTVSNVADHLAGRRSENTLVPPA; encoded by the coding sequence GTGGAGATCCTGGCATTCGGTGTGACCGCCGACGAGAGGCCGCTCCTGGAGCAGGCCTTCGAGGGAGCTCACGAGGTCCGCTGCCTCGAAGTCTTCCTCGACGAGGACACCGCGCCGATCGCCGCCGGGTACGAGATCGTCTCCTCCAGCGTCAACGCCGACCTGAGCGGCCGGGTGCTGCGGATGCTGGCGGCGGGCGGGACGAAGATGATCGCCCAGAGGTCCACCGGCTTCAACAACATCGACCTGGACGAGGCCCGGCGCCTCGGCATGACGATCGGCCGGGTCTCGTACTACTCCCCCTACTCGGTCGCCGAGTTCGCCTGGGCCCTGGCGATGACCGTGAACCGGCGGCTCGTCCGGGCGACGACCCGGACCCGGGACTTCGACTTCCGGCTGAACGGGCTGATGGGCCGGGACTTCCACGGCCGCACGGTCGGCGTGCTCGGTACCGGAAAGATCGGCGAGGCGTTCACCCGGATCGCGCACGGCTTCGGCATGCGCCTGCTGGGCTGGGACGTGGTGCAGAACCCGGCCTGCCTCGCACTCGGCATGACGTACGTGGACAAGGACGAGCTGCTCGCCTCCTCGGACCTGATCAGCCTGCACGTGCCGCTGCTGGAGTCCACCCGGCACATGATCGACGCGGCCGCGCTGCGGCGGATGCGGGACGACGCGATCCTGGTGAACTCCAGCCGCGGAGGGCTGATCGACACCGAGGCACTGGTCGACGAGCTCCGGGCCGGCCGTTTCGAGGGCGTCGGCCTGGACGTGTACGAGGCGGAGGCCGGAGTCTTCTTCCTGGACAGGTCTCTGGAGGCCGTCGCGGACGACACCCTGGCCCGCCTCGTCACCTTCCCGAACGTCGTGGTGACCTCCCACCAGGCCTACTACACGAGGGACGCGGTGGACCAGATCATCGCCACCACCGTCTCCAACGTCGCGGACCACCTGGCGGGCCGCCGCTCGGAGAACACCCTGGTCCCGCCGGCATAG